The Thermosynechococcus sp. CL-1 genomic interval AGATACCACTGAGGACGATCGCCAGCGTCAATGCAGGCAGGAGCAAGTAACTAAAAGCAGTTCCCAGTTGGTGGAGATTGCCATTCAGGAGCGCATCCAGCAGATACAGCCCTGTGGGACCTTGGGGGGGTGTTTCCGTGATTGGGTAGCGGGTACCCAAGGGAAGCCAACGCAGATTCACCGCAAAGAGCAGTTGCAAGAGCATCCCCAGCCAAAAGAGGGGCAAAGCATAGGTGATGATGCCAAAGAGACGCCCTCCGATATCCCAAGCAGTGCCAGATTTGACCGCAGCCAGACTGCCAATGAGCACCCCTAAACCAAAGGCGATCGCCAGACTCGCAAGGCCTAATTCTGCCGTTGCAGGAAAATGCTGAGCAATGATACTCGTGACGGCTTCCCCTTGACTGGTGAGGGAGGTTCCCAGATCAAATCGCAGGAGTTGCCCTAAGTAAGTCAAGTATTGCTGCCACAGGGGTTGAGCCAAGCCCAATTGTTCTCGCAAGGCCTCTTTGACAGCCGCCGGAGCACGGGGACCTAAAATCGCATCCACGGGATCCCCCGGCGTGGCTCGCAGCAGCAAAAAGACGACGGTGACAATCGTCCACAGCATCAGCGGCGCCAGTAAAAGCCGCAGGAGCAGGTACCCCTGCAATGCCCGCAGACGAGACATGAATTGCTCGAGTTATTCTTGGGGTGGGTTCGCCGCTCGCTGGCGATCGCGCTCAATCGAGGCCAAAAGACGTTTGGGATAGCTATCCGCTGCAATTTGCAGAATTTGATCGAGGGGCGTATCATTCATAAACTTGGTGGCGGCAGCAATGTACTCACGGTTGGGACAGCGATCGCCAAGGACACAGCCATTGACACAGGCCTCTGCACAATTAATCGTTTCTGGCGTTAGTTCGCTCATGGCAGCTCTCCGAGGAATCCTTCAAATTTTAGCAAGGGGAAGCCACGCAAAAATTGGCAATGATTGCCCTACCCCCTAGGCTAGAATCGTACTGGCAAGGCAAACGTTGGGCAGGAGGCAGAATGCGCAAGAAATGGATCACTCTTTTAGTGTTGGTGTTGGGGATGATTCCCTTCATCGCCATTTCTGTCATGCCCCTACTCACCAGTGCCTTTACGTCACCCCAAGCTACCCCTAGCCCTGTGGCCAGTCCCCCCGCCACTGACAAAGTTGCCGAACTGCAAGCCCAAGAAAAGGGCTATCAACTGGTGCTGGAGCGTGAACCCAACAATGCCACAGCCTTAGAAGGGTTGGTGCTGGCTCGGTTGCAACTGATTCAACTGGGCAAAGGAGAAATTGCTAGCGTCATTGACCCCCTGCGCCGCTTAGCTGCTCAGCGCCCCGAACAAACCGATTATGCGATTCTGCTGGGACAGGCACAGCAGCAAACGGGCGATCGCGAGGGGGCTGCCCAAACCTTTCAGGGGGTTCTTGCTAAATCTCCGGGGAACCTCAATGCCCTGCGGGGGCTT includes:
- a CDS encoding ABC transporter permease, which codes for MSRLRALQGYLLLRLLLAPLMLWTIVTVVFLLLRATPGDPVDAILGPRAPAAVKEALREQLGLAQPLWQQYLTYLGQLLRFDLGTSLTSQGEAVTSIIAQHFPATAELGLASLAIAFGLGVLIGSLAAVKSGTAWDIGGRLFGIITYALPLFWLGMLLQLLFAVNLRWLPLGTRYPITETPPQGPTGLYLLDALLNGNLHQLGTAFSYLLLPALTLAIVLSGIFERIVRVNLKQTLVADYVEAARARGIPEHRILIHHALKNALIPVITVLGLTLASLLGGAVLTEVTFSWPGLGQRLYEAIALRDYPTVQGIVVFFAVIVVAASILVDLLNAWIDPRIHY
- a CDS encoding lipopolysaccharide assembly protein LapB gives rise to the protein MRKKWITLLVLVLGMIPFIAISVMPLLTSAFTSPQATPSPVASPPATDKVAELQAQEKGYQLVLEREPNNATALEGLVLARLQLIQLGKGEIASVIDPLRRLAAQRPEQTDYAILLGQAQQQTGDREGAAQTFQGVLAKSPGNLNALRGLVDLYLKENRPQAAIGLIEETLQGAEQANKVQPGSVDVTAVQLLLGDVYMAQKRYDEALTLFQNLGKENPNDFRPVLAQAMALTEQGKKTEAAPLYAKAVELAPAKYKDAIQQAAQQVQKESPATPEPPPQQ